In Euphorbia lathyris chromosome 10, ddEupLath1.1, whole genome shotgun sequence, a single genomic region encodes these proteins:
- the LOC136208366 gene encoding uncharacterized protein, which produces MKLPTKPISSPGRPEKYPPPLMRFLRTNAGSRSRGRSRSSPMFVRKKSTAAATAAGIETQEPSSPKVTCMGQVRVNRSKQHQSKPRSGKSKRRRCKWIRNALFAGKLKPKCSKPDWRKWWGVMFFHCGFKRKSKIKEDSSKIEPKFSNRTEDSDDGDGGGEEDEEEDERKTAKEYYFSTAAAISPPKNALMLTRSRSAPYRSSSLACRFWGSPSEESDYPQKLKSSSDDEIRLSESKESDYPQKLKSSSDDEIRLSESKESEEEVKLDTEIEVSIVNPTIGSVDDVVHHPLILTRCKSEPARIAEKLDPELSFWKNRRLGFT; this is translated from the coding sequence atgaaacttCCCACAAAACCCATTTCCAGTCCTGGCCGGCCGGAGAAGTATCCACCGCCATTGATGAGGTTTTTGAGAACCAATGCCGGAAGCAGAAGCAGAGGAAGGTCACGTTCAAGCCCTATGTTTGTTCGGAAGAAATCCACGGCGGCAGCCACGGCGGCCGGAATTGAAACTCAAGAACCCTCTTCTCCAAAAGTCACTTGCATGGGTCAAGTCCGAGTTAACCGCTCTAAACAACACCAATCGAAACCCCGATCTGGAAAATCGAAACGCCGACGATGTAAATGGATACGAAACGCTCTGTTCGCCGGAAAATTGAAACCTAAATGCTCAAAACCCGATTGGAGGAAGTGGTGGGGGGTTATGTTTTTTCATTGCGGGtttaaaagaaaaagtaaaattaaaGAAGATTCATCCAAGATTGAACCCAAATTCAGCAACAGAACTGAAGATTCAGACGACGGCGACGGCGGCggcgaagaagatgaagaggaagatgaaagaaAGACAGCTAAAGAGTACTACTTCTCCACCGCCGCCGCCATTTCACCGCCGAAGAACGCTTTAATGTTGACTAGAAGTAGATCTGCGCCGTACAGATCATCCTCTTTAGCTTGTAGATTTTGGGGGTCTCCGAGTGAAGAATCCGATTATCCTCAAAAGCTGAAAAGCAGTTCAGATGATGAAATCCGATTATCGGAAAGTAAAGAATCCGATTATCCTCAAAAGCTGAAAAGCAGTTCAGATGATGAAATCCGATTATCGGAAAGTAAAGAATCCGAGgaagaagtaaaattggatacAGAAATTGAAGTTTCGATTGTAAATCCAACGATTGGAAGTGTTGATGATGTTGTTCATCATCCATTAATACTTACAAGATGTAAATCAGAACCAGCAAGAATTGCAGAGAAGCTTGATCCTGAGTTGAGTTTCTGGAAGAACAGAAGGTTGGGTTTCacatga